Proteins encoded within one genomic window of Diorhabda sublineata isolate icDioSubl1.1 chromosome 1, icDioSubl1.1, whole genome shotgun sequence:
- the LOC130442773 gene encoding peptidoglycan-recognition protein SC2-like, which translates to MMYFRPILFIFLLYQVSAKCPDIISRSGWNASPPGDVTFLRENPPSYIVVHHSATKSCNSKQDCIPLVKSIQNSHINDKKWSDIGYNFLIGGDGNIYEGRGWGIRGAHSVPYNKRSLGICLLGNFEIDNPHSNQLKALEDLLYCARTTNKITENYRLIGHGQRSSTLCPGKNLYNVIKTWPHFDPHPQ; encoded by the exons ATGATGTATTTCCGtccaattttgtttatatttttgctGTATCAAGTGAGCG CGAAATGTCCGGATATTATTTCACGAAGTGGATGGAACGCAAGTCCTCCGGGAGATGTTACATTTTTAAGAGAAAACCCTCCATCGTATATAGTTGTTCATCATTCAGCAACAAAATCTTGTAATTCAAAACAAGATTGTATTCCATTAGTAAAAAGCATACAAAATAGtcatataaatgataaaaaatggaGTGATATTGGTTATAATTTTTTG attgGTGGAGATGGCAATATCTATGAAGGTAGAGGATGGGGTATTCGTGGTGCTCATAGTGTTCCATACAACAAAAGAAGCTTGGGAATTTGCCTTttaggaaattttgaaa ttgaTAATCCGCACAGTAATCAGCTGAAAGCTTTAGAGGACTTATTATATTGTGCCCGAACAACTAATAAAATTACTGAGAATTACCGACTTATTGGACATGGTCAGCGAAGCAGTACATTGTGTCCtggaaaaaacttatataatgTTATAAAAACTTGGCCTCATTTTGATCCTCATCCTCAATAA
- the LOC130445979 gene encoding xanthine dehydrogenase, which produces MVQYQEGTVSSSLVFFVNGKRIQDDQVDPEWTLLYYLRTKLRLCGTKLGCGEGGCGACTVMVSKIDRTSNKIIHLPVNACLAPVCAMHGLAVTTVEGIGSTKTKLHPVQERIAKAHGSQCGFCTPGIVMSMYTLLRNSPKPSMKEMEVAFQGNLCRCTGYRPIIEGFKTFTEKWGILQNGHSLNITNGNGVCGMGDKCCKLQNGTNKEEDEVLFQSSEFTPYHPSQEPIFPPELKLYDKYDKDYAIFKGTNVTWYRPIMLSQLLDLKEKYPNAKIVVGNTEVGVEIKFKQMVYPVIIQPVQIPELVQIQQTSKGVKVGASATLIDTEMFLRQQIKEQPEYKTRIFRGVVEMMNWFAGKQIRSVGALGSNIMTGSPISDMIPVLMAAKATLEFLSNKNGIREVTLDNNFFIGYRKSIIKPDEILFSILIPYTTEWQYFVAYKQARRREDDIAIVNEAVNVSFKRNTNLIEEISFGIGGMSFKTVSAPKTEAKLKGLPWNKSTVDLALETLLEDLPLDPGAPGGMISYRRSLPMSLFFKAFLSISCELRKRLPNIELDQRELSGASGFSSHDYKSSQYFRVAPETQEKTDAVHRPIVHMSAYKQATGEAVYNDDIPMFEGELYCAFVLSTKPHAKIVSIDESEAMAMEGVHGFFSGKDVDKSFKWGSIFHDEEIFYSEKVTSVGQIIGLVVADTQAIAQRAAKKVKVIYEELEPVIISIEDAVKQQSFFESSPIIIRGDVDKVFKEAPHVLEGECRMGGQEHFYFETQSCIVIPKAEDHELEIFSSTQNPSEVSTLVSEALGIPQNKIITRVKRLGGGFGGKESKAAMLAIPIAVAAKILNRPLRCMLDRDEDIVMTGARHPFYYKYKVAFDNDGKILGCDAELYSNAGYSRDLSSSVMDRAITHIDNAYKIPACKVIGTPCKTNLPSNTAFRGFGGPQGMYLAETMVQHIATYLNKDPASVSEINLYKQGDLTHYNQLVENCTLDKCWKECLSTSDYNNRKKRVEEFNRLNKYKKRGLSVIPTKFGIAFGVSFLNQSGALVLIYKDGSVLLSHGGVEMGQGLHTKMIQVASRALGIPVEKIHISETATDKVPNTSATAASTGSDLNGMAIINACDILNKRLKPYKEAKPNATWEEWIKTAYLDKVSLASTGFYKTPDIGHNFQTGEGRLYNYFTFGAACSEVEIDTLTGDHQVLRTDIVMDLGESLNPAIDIGQVEGAFMQGYGLFVLEELLYTPRGETITRGPGTYKIPGFGDIPNEFNVSLLKGVSNPRAVYSSKAVGEPPLFLASSVMFAIKDAIKAARAENNVTGYFRLDAPITSAKIRMACHDNITSKIPEPKPGTFKPWNIVA; this is translated from the exons ATGGTGCAATACCAGGAGGGAACCGTTTCTagttctttagttttttttgttaacgGAAAGCGG ATTCAGGATGATCAAGTGGATCCAGAATGGACTTTGTTGTATTACTTGAGGACTAAGT TAAGATTATGTGGTACGAAACTTGGTTGTGGCGAAGGAGGATGTGGAGCCTGTACTGTGATGGTGTCCAAAATAGACCGAACCAGCAACAAAATTAT ACACCTTCCAGTTAATGCTTGTTTGGCTCCAGTGTGTGCAATGCACGGACTTGCTGTCACTACTGTGGAAGGCATAGGTTCAACCAAAACTAAATTACACCCTGTACAAGAAAGGATCGCCAAAGCGCACGGTTCACAATGTGGTTTTTGTACACCTGGTATAGTTATGTCGATGTACACTTTATTAAGGAATTCGCCAAAACCGTCGATGAAAGAAATGGAAGTTGCTTTTCAAGGAAATCTTTGTAGATGTACTGGTTACAGACCAATTATCGAAG GTTTTAAAACTTTCACGGAAAAATGGGGAATACTGCAAAACGGGCACAGTTTAAATATTACTAACGGTAATGGTGTATGTGGAATGGGGGACAAATGTTGTAAACTACAAAACGGTACCAACAAAGAGGAAGACGAAGTTTTATTCCAATCCAGCGAGTTCACCCCTTATCATCCATCCCAGGAGCCAATATTTCCTCCTGAACTCAAACTATATGATAAATACGATAAGGACTACGCTATTTTCAAAGGTACCAACGTTACTTGGTACAGACCAATTATGTTAAGTCAACTTTTggatttgaaagaaaaatatcctAATGCTAAGATAGTGGTGGGTAATACAGAAGTTGGtgtagaaataaaattcaaacaaatggTATATCCTGTTATAATTCAACCAGTACAAATTCCAGAATTAGTTCAAATACAACAAACGTCGAAAGGTGTTAAAGTTGGAGCTTCCGCGACGTTGATCGATACAGAAATGTTCCTTAGACAACAAATTAAAGAGCAACCGGAGTATAAAACAAGAATATTTAGAGGCGTAGTTGAAATGATGAATTGGTTCGCAGGAAAACAAATACGCAGTGTCGGTGCTTTAGGTAGTAATATAATGACTGGTAGCCCAATATCAGATATGATTCCAGTACTGATGGCTGCCAAAGCAACTTTAGAATTCCTCAGTAATAAAAATGGTATTAGGGAAGTTACGTTGGACAATAACTTCTTTATAGGTTatagaaaaagtattattaaaCCAGATGAGAtacttttttcgatattaatacCTTACACAACCGAATGGCAGTATTTTGTAGCATACAAACAAGCTCGACGCAGAGAAGACGACATAGCTATTGTTAATGAAGCTGTTAATGTGTCTTTTAAACGAAATACGAATCTAATAGAAGAAATAAGTTTTGGTATTGGCGGTATGTCGTTCAAAACTGTATCAGCTCCGAAAACGGAGGCTAAATTAAAAGGTTTACCATGGAATAAATCAACAGTAGATCTAGCTTTGGAAACATTACTAGAAGATTTACCTTTAGATCCAGGTGCACCGGGTGGCATGATATCTTATAGAAGATCATTACCCATGAGTCTATTCTTCAAGGCTTTTCTTAGTATATCATGTGAGCTCCGAAAACGTTTACCAAACATTGAATTAGATCAAAGAGAATTAAGTGGAGCTTCTGGGTTTTCTAGTCACGATTATAAAAGTTCGCAATATTTCCGAGTTGCACCAGAAACTCAAGAGAAAACAGATGCTGTGCACAGACCTATAGTGCACATGTCAGCTTATAAACAAGCAACTGGCGAGGCAGTGTACAATGACGATATACCTATGTTTGAAGGAGAACTTTATTGTGCTTTCGTATTAAGTACAAAACCGCACGCTAAAATTGTAAGCATAGATGAATCAGAAGCAATGGCAATGGAAGGCGTGCATGGATTCTTTAGTGGCAAAGATGTTGATAAAAGTTTCAAATGGGGATCTATCTTCCACGACGAAGAAATATTTTACTCCGAAAAAGTAACTTCCGTAGGTCAAATAATAGGTTTAGTAGTGGCCGATACTCAAGCGATCGCTCAAAGGGCGGCGAAAAAAGTGAAAGTAATTTACGAAGAATTAGAACCAGTGATAATCAGTATTGAAGATGCGGTTAAGCAGCAATCGTTTTTCGAATCTTCGCCAATAATAATTAGAGGAGATGTTGATAAAGTATTCAAAGAAGCTCCTCACGTACTAGAAGGAGAATGCAGAATGGGAGGTCAAGAACACTTTTATTTTGAGACACAAAGTTGTATAGTTATCCCCAAAGCAGAAGACCAcgaattagaaatattttcatcaacacAAAATCCTAGTGAAGTATCA ACTTTAGTCAGTGAAGCTTTGGGTATaccccaaaataaaattataacgaGGGTGAAACGTTTGGGTGGTGGATTTGGAGGTAAAGAATCTAAAGCTGCTATGTTAGCCATACCGATAGCTGTTGCtgctaaaatattaaatagacCGCTAAGATGCATGTTAGATAGAGACGAGGATATAGTAATGACAGGTGCCAGACATcctttctattataaatataaagtagCTTTTGATAACGATGGTAAAATCCTTGGTTGTGACGCAGAACTTTATTCTAATGCTGGATATTCACGAGATCTTTCCTCATCA gtaaTGGATAGAGCGATAACTCATATCGATAACGCGTACAAAATACCAGCATGCAAAGTAATAGGTACACCATGTAAAACTAATTTACCTTCAAATACTGCTTTCCGTGGTTTCGGCGGCCCGCAGGGAATGTATTTAGCCGAAACGATGGTACAACACATTGCTACGTATCTAAATAAAGATCCTGCTTCTGTAAGTGAAATTAATTTGTACAAACAAGGTGACCTCACTCATTATAATCAATTAGTTGAAAATTGTACCTTGGATAAATGTTGGAAGGAATGTTTAAGTACTTCAGATTATAATAATCGGAAGAAAAGAGTTGAGGAATTCAATAG attaaataaatataaaaaacgagGCCTTAGTGTTATCCCTACGAAATTCGGAATTGCATTTGGAGTTTCCTTCTTGAATCAATCGGGAGCCTTAGTCCTAATTTACAAAGATGGATCGGTTCTTTTGTCACATGGAGGTGTTGAAATGGGACAAGGTCTACACACGAAAATGATCCAAGTAGCGAGTAGAGCTTTGGGGATTCCAGTTGAAAAAATTCACATTAGTGAAACAGCTACCGATAAAGTACCCAATACGTCCGCTACGGCTGCTAGTACTGGATCGGATTTAAACGGAATGGCGATCATA aatgcttgtgatattttgaataaacgATTAAAGCCGTATAAAGAAGCGAAGCCCAACGCAACTTGGGAAGAATGGATAAAAACTGCCTATTTGGATAAAGTGAGTTTAGCATCGACGGGTTTTTATAAAACTCCAGATATAGGTCACAACTTTCAAACTGGCGAAGGAAGGTTATACAATTACTTCACCTTTGGTGCAGCTTGTTCCGAAGTTGAAATTGATACACTCACCGGTGATCACCAAGTATTAAGAACAGATATTGTTATGGATTTAG gaGAAAGTTTGAATCCAGCAATTGACATAGGGCAAGTTGAAGGGGCATTTATGCAAGGCTATGGATTATTCGTTCTTGAAGAGTTGTTGTATACTCCTAGAGGAGAAACTATAACACGAGGTCCCGGTACATATAAGATTCCTGGATTTGGTGATATTCCAAATGAATTTAATGTTTCTTTATTGAAAGGAGTCTCTAATCCAAGGGCTGTTTATTCCTCCAAG gCAGTTGGAGAACCACCTTTGTTCCTAGCAAGTTCGGTAATGTTCGCTATTAAAGATGCAATAAAAGCAGCCAGAGCAGAAAATAATGTTACTGGATATTTTAGACTAGACGCACCTATTACTTCGGCAAAAATTAGAATGGCCTGTCATGATAATATTACCTCGAAG ATTCCAGAGCCGAAGCCAGGAACTTTCAAACCATGGAATATTGTAGCTTAA